The following coding sequences are from one Enterococcus sp. 4G2_DIV0659 window:
- a CDS encoding YhgE/Pip domain-containing protein, whose translation MKHIKNTLNLFKLDWQRIFKNPIATFLIIALMIIPSLYAWFNIKALWDPYANTGELPIAVYSDDKAASFKDKEVNIGDEVLKNLHENKQLGWKFVDSKQELDKGVKSGKYYAGIYLPKDFSKDLLSFTTGEITKPKIEYSINEKINAIAPKIADKGATSLQAQITDQFTKTASSTLIKVFNEIGYNLDSNLVSITKVKNMILSTDENIDQIDKYTQEVVALHGKMPELKTKLAKANEFVEYLPQVDALGTKLVELNDKMPTIKEQAKVILTLQQKIPEIQNAGKQLAMIDEDFASVEQTMNEGINEAKQGLTIIQGVQTALPEIQKLGDQADSLATATSEGAAKLQEALPGITSSMKVTLQAIQTISSSVASVVEQLRDNRLTPAEREMLKQQLSESLGRQQAVIEQLIQTLTQIQEAAGNQELQPTIDKLTTVNQLISTLKNKVDSLDVNAITDADLQAIQDGANQIAATAGSIDVDAVSAMVNDILTKLINTISTAQGLLNQAKQIDFAALLSATEATVSNAIGILEKYQAELPAIKQEIHDANVMLNSHMDTIVNGINKGADLYTNELPVVEEKLGLAAAFIQNDYPGIKNNITNTLDTVNKKMPDLEAALNKANDLIQNDWPNIKTGLHKAAEAIRKGEKDVDLGQVIKLLKLDANAESDFFTKPIEISENQIYPIANNGSASTPFYTALCLWVGAVLFSSVATTDYYLDEKDRGKYTKREQFSARMLTFLVMGLAQALIVTLGNYYLLGVDVRQPFYSVLFALLIALAFMMMVYVLVALFGNVGKGAAIIILVLSISGGGGNYPIQVSGKFFQFINPFLPFTHAVNLLRESAGGIFWPNAWKAILIMLGITIVFCLLGIFLYPYIEEKTKKLAKVSHESHIFH comes from the coding sequence TACATTAAACTTATTTAAATTAGATTGGCAACGCATTTTTAAAAACCCAATCGCTACATTTTTGATTATTGCACTGATGATTATTCCATCACTTTATGCATGGTTTAATATCAAGGCACTGTGGGATCCTTATGCAAATACAGGAGAGTTACCCATTGCAGTTTATAGCGATGATAAGGCTGCGAGTTTCAAAGACAAAGAAGTGAACATTGGCGATGAAGTGCTTAAAAACCTTCATGAAAACAAGCAATTAGGCTGGAAATTCGTTGATTCAAAACAAGAATTAGACAAAGGGGTAAAGTCTGGTAAGTATTATGCAGGAATTTATTTGCCGAAAGATTTTTCTAAAGATCTATTAAGCTTTACGACAGGAGAAATCACCAAACCCAAAATAGAGTATTCGATTAATGAAAAAATCAATGCGATTGCGCCAAAAATTGCGGATAAAGGAGCAACCTCTTTACAAGCACAAATCACAGATCAATTTACCAAAACAGCTAGTAGTACATTGATCAAAGTGTTTAATGAGATTGGCTATAATCTAGATTCTAATTTAGTTAGCATCACTAAGGTAAAAAATATGATTCTTTCAACTGATGAAAATATTGATCAAATTGATAAATATACACAAGAGGTAGTCGCACTTCATGGCAAAATGCCAGAGTTGAAAACAAAACTAGCTAAAGCAAATGAATTTGTAGAGTATTTGCCTCAAGTAGATGCGCTTGGAACAAAATTGGTTGAGCTAAATGATAAAATGCCGACTATCAAAGAACAAGCCAAAGTTATTTTAACTTTGCAACAAAAAATTCCAGAAATCCAAAATGCTGGTAAACAATTAGCAATGATTGATGAAGATTTTGCTTCTGTGGAACAAACAATGAATGAAGGAATCAATGAAGCAAAACAAGGATTGACAATTATTCAAGGCGTTCAAACAGCATTGCCAGAGATCCAAAAATTAGGTGATCAAGCAGATAGTTTAGCAACAGCAACTTCTGAGGGTGCTGCAAAATTACAAGAAGCACTGCCTGGAATCACCAGCAGTATGAAAGTAACATTACAAGCAATTCAAACAATCAGCTCAAGTGTAGCATCAGTTGTTGAGCAACTCAGAGACAATCGATTAACACCTGCTGAACGCGAAATGTTAAAACAACAATTATCCGAAAGTTTAGGTCGTCAACAAGCAGTGATTGAACAATTGATCCAAACCTTGACTCAAATTCAAGAAGCTGCTGGAAATCAAGAGCTACAACCAACGATTGATAAACTGACAACCGTAAATCAGCTAATCTCCACGTTGAAAAATAAAGTAGATAGTTTAGATGTCAATGCGATTACTGATGCTGATCTACAAGCGATTCAAGATGGAGCCAATCAAATTGCGGCAACAGCTGGAAGTATCGATGTAGATGCAGTGTCAGCAATGGTCAATGATATTTTAACTAAACTGATCAATACCATCTCAACAGCTCAAGGCTTGCTTAATCAAGCGAAACAAATTGATTTTGCTGCATTGTTAAGCGCAACTGAAGCAACTGTGTCCAATGCAATTGGCATTTTGGAAAAATACCAAGCAGAATTACCTGCAATTAAGCAAGAAATTCATGATGCGAACGTTATGTTGAATAGTCACATGGATACAATCGTAAATGGCATCAACAAAGGTGCCGATTTATATACAAATGAATTGCCTGTTGTAGAAGAAAAACTTGGATTGGCGGCTGCTTTTATCCAAAATGATTACCCTGGAATTAAAAACAACATCACAAATACCTTAGATACAGTCAATAAAAAAATGCCAGATCTTGAAGCGGCGTTGAATAAAGCGAATGATTTAATTCAAAACGACTGGCCGAATATCAAAACAGGGCTGCATAAGGCCGCTGAAGCGATTCGAAAAGGTGAAAAGGATGTTGACCTTGGACAAGTTATAAAATTGCTTAAATTGGATGCTAACGCAGAAAGTGACTTCTTCACTAAACCAATAGAAATCTCAGAAAATCAGATTTACCCAATTGCTAATAATGGTTCTGCCAGTACACCATTTTATACAGCTCTTTGTTTATGGGTTGGTGCAGTATTATTTTCAAGCGTTGCAACAACTGATTACTATTTAGACGAAAAGGATCGCGGGAAATATACTAAACGAGAACAATTCTCTGCACGAATGTTGACATTCTTAGTAATGGGATTGGCGCAAGCATTGATTGTTACTTTAGGAAATTATTATCTTCTGGGAGTTGACGTTAGACAACCATTTTATAGTGTGCTGTTTGCGTTATTGATCGCCTTAGCCTTTATGATGATGGTGTATGTATTAGTAGCATTATTTGGCAATGTTGGTAAAGGTGCTGCGATTATTATCTTGGTACTCTCCATATCTGGAGGTGGAGGGAATTATCCAATCCAAGTGTCTGGAAAATTTTTCCAATTTATTAATCCATTTTTACCATTCACGCACGCGGTTAATCTGTTACGAGAATCAGCGGGCGGAATTTTCTGGCCGAATGCTTGGAAAGCAATTCTTATTATGCTAGGGATCACTATTGTTTTCTGTCTATTAGGGATATTCTTGTACCCTTATATTGAGGAGAAAACGAAGAAATTAGCAAAAGTTTCTCATGAAAGTCATATCTTCCATTAA
- a CDS encoding cation diffusion facilitator family transporter: MINFLIDRFERKQRRKADSRTAFGVFAGIIGLLSNLVLFISKLLIGLVSGSVSIMADAMNNLSDTISSILTLVGFHIAGKPADEEHPYGHERFEYISGMLVSLLITFVGFQFFMTSIDRIKYPQSINVTPIILVVLLVSILIKIWQGVFYQRVAKKIDSNTLVATAKDSLNDVYTTIAVLVSATVEGITGLKIDGFVGLLIACYIIFSGLQLIREFVNELMGLRPDQEAIDEMKGYLSSVPEIVGYHDLLIHQYGPNKTFASVHIEIDDRWDLNHAHETIDGIEKQFKEQLGVDLVCHIDPVNLHDQMQQFVHQELKKIIKGINSKLKAHDIRFIDHGDKPRILFDLVVPNHFKASDQELKIRIQEQVYRKMGEFSIEIIFDHNYLL, encoded by the coding sequence ATGATAAATTTTTTAATTGATCGTTTTGAAAGAAAACAACGGCGAAAAGCAGATAGTAGGACAGCTTTTGGTGTGTTTGCAGGAATCATCGGATTATTGTCGAATTTAGTTCTTTTTATTAGTAAATTATTGATTGGTTTGGTGTCTGGGAGTGTCTCAATTATGGCAGATGCGATGAACAATTTATCAGATACGATTTCTTCTATTTTGACATTAGTCGGATTTCATATCGCTGGAAAACCAGCAGATGAAGAACATCCTTATGGACATGAGCGCTTTGAATACATTAGTGGGATGTTGGTTTCGTTGTTGATTACCTTTGTGGGATTTCAGTTTTTCATGACTTCGATTGATCGAATCAAGTATCCGCAAAGTATCAATGTAACTCCGATTATTTTGGTTGTGTTATTGGTTTCTATTTTGATCAAAATTTGGCAAGGTGTTTTTTATCAACGAGTAGCTAAAAAAATTGATTCTAACACATTGGTTGCAACAGCTAAAGATAGTTTAAACGATGTATACACAACGATTGCAGTATTAGTTTCAGCAACCGTTGAAGGGATTACTGGTTTGAAAATCGATGGTTTTGTGGGATTGTTGATTGCTTGTTATATTATTTTTAGCGGATTACAATTGATTCGAGAATTTGTCAATGAATTGATGGGGCTAAGACCGGATCAGGAAGCGATTGATGAAATGAAGGGGTATTTATCATCTGTTCCAGAAATAGTCGGTTACCATGATTTGTTGATCCATCAATATGGACCCAATAAAACGTTTGCTTCAGTGCATATCGAAATAGATGATCGGTGGGATTTAAATCATGCACATGAAACCATTGATGGAATTGAAAAACAATTTAAAGAACAACTTGGCGTGGACTTGGTTTGTCATATTGATCCGGTCAATTTACATGATCAGATGCAGCAATTTGTCCATCAAGAACTGAAAAAAATTATTAAAGGAATCAATAGTAAATTAAAGGCTCATGATATTCGTTTTATTGATCATGGGGACAAGCCGCGTATTTTATTTGATTTAGTTGTTCCAAATCACTTCAAGGCGTCAGATCAAGAATTAAAGATTCGAATCCAGGAACAGGTGTATAGAAAGATGGGAGAATTTAGTATTGAAATCATCTTTGATCATAACTATTTACTCTAA
- a CDS encoding MutS-related protein yields MSIQWIVLGFIGCIMLVIIAIEMNNRLKLKAKIKRNWATLPTNRFLDKEDSLKKAWKKAKEYRAYDSEIDEITWYDLDGFSLFQQINATYSSIGSEALYQRLRNVHFSTESHERLEKLIGFYKENPKIREKIQYQFACLGKKDNNYVESYLTETREQELANGKFYLFCSLLPVLEVILFMVFPTKWTITLLLASVLFNVIYYLVKKEKLERELSCMGYLVQTIACAQKLAKIETPLQREIASNLKPLASMTIFGISFRVKTNSEVELMFDYLAMIFMLPFISYNFVLKKLAKHEAQAKELWRLLGELEVGAAVLNFREIMPDTSQPVFSKQVEVIGEQVYHPLLAKPVPNDVNWTENTLVTGSNASGKSTYVKSVAISCLLSTTIHTALATKFQLPFGHILTSMAVEDDIFEGDSYFVAEIKSVKRVLDLTETKVPCLCFIDEILKGTNTIERIAASSSMVHWLGDYPSLAFVATHDIELTEILKDSCTNVHFEEQVTKENGVTFDYCLRQGPSVTRNAIELLHVLNYPKSVVEQAKKEAAYFDEYRTWKKLE; encoded by the coding sequence ATGAGTATACAATGGATTGTGTTAGGGTTTATTGGTTGTATTATGTTAGTAATTATTGCAATAGAAATGAATAACCGCTTAAAACTAAAAGCAAAAATTAAAAGGAACTGGGCAACGTTACCTACTAATCGTTTTTTAGATAAAGAAGACAGTTTAAAAAAGGCTTGGAAAAAGGCGAAAGAGTATAGAGCTTATGATAGTGAGATTGATGAGATTACCTGGTATGACCTAGATGGTTTCTCTTTATTTCAACAAATCAATGCAACCTATTCAAGTATTGGTTCTGAGGCATTATATCAGCGATTACGAAACGTTCATTTTTCAACAGAAAGTCATGAACGACTTGAAAAATTAATTGGATTTTATAAGGAAAATCCAAAAATTAGAGAAAAAATCCAATATCAATTCGCTTGTTTAGGAAAAAAAGACAATAATTACGTAGAAAGCTATTTGACTGAAACGAGAGAGCAGGAATTAGCGAATGGAAAATTTTACCTATTTTGCAGTCTTTTACCTGTTTTAGAGGTGATTTTATTTATGGTGTTTCCAACAAAATGGACAATCACTTTGCTTTTAGCTTCCGTTTTATTTAACGTTATTTACTATTTAGTGAAGAAAGAAAAGTTAGAACGAGAGTTATCGTGTATGGGGTATTTGGTTCAAACGATAGCGTGTGCTCAAAAACTAGCTAAAATAGAAACCCCGCTTCAACGTGAAATAGCATCGAATCTAAAGCCGCTTGCTTCTATGACTATTTTTGGTATTTCTTTTCGAGTGAAAACCAATAGTGAGGTGGAATTGATGTTTGATTATTTGGCAATGATTTTTATGTTGCCATTTATTTCGTATAATTTTGTATTAAAAAAATTAGCCAAACATGAAGCGCAGGCAAAGGAACTATGGCGTTTATTAGGGGAATTAGAAGTTGGGGCTGCGGTCTTGAATTTTCGTGAAATAATGCCTGATACTAGCCAACCTGTTTTTTCAAAACAAGTGGAAGTGATTGGTGAACAAGTATACCATCCTTTATTAGCAAAACCTGTGCCAAATGATGTGAACTGGACCGAGAATACATTGGTTACAGGCTCCAATGCTTCTGGAAAGTCAACTTATGTTAAAAGTGTAGCAATTAGTTGCCTTCTTTCTACGACGATTCATACGGCTTTAGCCACGAAATTTCAATTGCCTTTTGGTCATATTTTGACTTCAATGGCGGTGGAAGATGATATTTTTGAAGGCGACAGTTATTTTGTAGCAGAAATAAAATCAGTCAAACGAGTACTTGATTTAACAGAGACTAAAGTTCCTTGCCTATGTTTCATTGATGAAATATTGAAAGGAACAAATACAATCGAACGAATCGCGGCTTCATCAAGCATGGTTCACTGGTTAGGGGATTATCCATCTTTAGCGTTTGTTGCGACTCACGATATCGAATTGACTGAAATTTTGAAAGATTCTTGTACCAACGTCCATTTTGAAGAACAAGTAACGAAGGAAAACGGTGTAACATTCGATTACTGCTTAAGACAAGGGCCGTCTGTAACAAGGAATGCTATTGAACTATTACATGTTCTAAATTACCCAAAAAGTGTGGTGGAACAAGCAAAGAAAGAAGCTGCCTATTTTGATGAATACCGTACGTGGAAAAAATTAGAGTAA
- a CDS encoding APC family permease — protein sequence MDYLKRLFIGKPLKSAENDEHKLSRFAALALLSSDALSSIAYGTEQIVVVLVTLSAAAIWYSLPIAAFVIILLISLTLSYRQIIHAYPHGGGAYVVSSENLGKNAGLVAGGSLLVDYMLTVAVSVSAGAQAIISAIPALYGHQVGISIGIVLLIMLMNLRGLRESASFLMFPVYSFIAVITLLIVTGVFKIITGAVPLHATAIPGTVVPGITIALILRAFSSGSSSLTGVEAISNAVPFFKKPRAKNAAGTLALMAVILGFFFVGITFINYWYGIVPKTEMTVLAQIGQAVFGQNVMYYVLQFTTALILAVAANTGFSAFPVLAYNLAKDKFMPHMYMDRGDRLGYSNGILTLAGGSVVLLLIFQGSTERLIPLYSIGVFIPFALSQTGMVVKWRKETKKWLSKSIANIVGAFISYAIIVILFIYRLGDIWPFFIIMPILIFIFYSIHAHYQNVAEQLRIEATVQQQEFDGNTVIVLVGNATQANVGAINYARSIGDYVVAMHVSLDENIAKEKEIEEEFRKHFPDVRFSVVHSSYRSITNPILRYVDLVGKNSAKRNYTTTVLIPQFVPNRRWQNILHNQTSLRLRLRLSWRENIVVATYSYHLKK from the coding sequence GTGGACTATTTAAAACGATTGTTTATCGGAAAACCCCTAAAATCGGCTGAAAATGATGAACATAAATTAAGCCGTTTTGCAGCGTTGGCTTTATTGTCATCGGATGCGTTATCTTCAATTGCATATGGGACAGAACAAATCGTTGTTGTACTTGTAACGTTATCCGCTGCTGCCATCTGGTATTCATTGCCAATCGCTGCTTTTGTTATTATTTTACTTATTTCATTAACGCTATCTTATCGTCAAATTATACATGCCTATCCTCATGGCGGTGGGGCTTACGTCGTCAGCAGTGAGAATTTAGGGAAAAATGCTGGTTTAGTTGCTGGAGGTTCATTATTAGTGGACTATATGTTGACTGTAGCTGTTTCTGTTTCTGCTGGGGCACAAGCAATTATTTCAGCAATCCCAGCTTTATATGGTCATCAAGTAGGCATTTCAATTGGGATTGTTTTGTTGATCATGCTGATGAATTTGAGGGGACTAAGAGAGTCTGCTAGTTTTCTGATGTTTCCTGTTTACAGTTTTATTGCAGTGATTACTCTTTTGATTGTCACAGGAGTGTTTAAAATTATTACCGGAGCTGTACCTCTACATGCGACAGCGATACCAGGAACTGTTGTCCCTGGAATTACGATCGCGTTGATTTTACGTGCATTTTCATCTGGTTCTTCTTCATTAACTGGAGTTGAAGCAATCAGTAATGCGGTGCCTTTTTTTAAAAAGCCTAGAGCAAAAAATGCAGCAGGTACTCTAGCATTGATGGCAGTGATTTTAGGTTTCTTTTTTGTAGGAATTACTTTTATCAATTACTGGTATGGAATTGTTCCGAAAACAGAAATGACAGTGCTAGCTCAAATTGGTCAAGCTGTTTTTGGTCAAAACGTGATGTATTATGTGCTTCAATTTACAACTGCTTTGATTTTGGCTGTAGCTGCGAATACTGGTTTTTCAGCGTTTCCAGTTTTAGCGTATAATTTAGCCAAAGATAAATTTATGCCTCATATGTATATGGATCGGGGAGACCGTTTGGGGTATTCTAATGGGATTTTGACTTTGGCTGGCGGTTCAGTAGTGTTGCTGCTGATTTTTCAAGGATCAACAGAACGCTTAATTCCACTGTATTCGATTGGTGTTTTTATTCCGTTTGCCTTATCTCAAACAGGAATGGTAGTAAAATGGCGTAAAGAGACGAAGAAATGGTTGTCAAAATCCATTGCCAATATTGTCGGAGCGTTTATTTCTTATGCAATTATTGTTATTTTATTTATCTATCGATTAGGAGATATTTGGCCATTTTTTATTATTATGCCTATCTTGATTTTCATTTTTTACAGTATTCATGCTCATTATCAAAATGTTGCGGAACAGTTGCGTATAGAAGCGACCGTTCAACAACAAGAATTTGACGGCAATACAGTGATTGTTCTGGTAGGGAATGCTACTCAGGCAAATGTCGGAGCGATTAACTATGCTCGATCGATCGGCGATTATGTAGTTGCGATGCATGTATCCTTAGATGAAAATATAGCGAAGGAAAAAGAAATCGAGGAGGAATTCAGAAAACATTTTCCAGATGTTCGTTTTTCGGTCGTCCATTCTTCCTATCGTTCGATCACTAATCCGATTCTCCGCTATGTCGATCTGGTAGGGAAAAATTCAGCTAAAAGAAATTATACGACTACTGTTTTGATTCCACAATTTGTTCCGAATCGTCGTTGGCAAAATATTTTGCATAATCAGACGAGTCTACGCTTGCGTTTGCGGTTATCTTGGCGGGAGAACATCGTGGTTGCAACGTATAGTTATCATTTGAAAAAATAA
- a CDS encoding prenyltransferase, translating to MSLKILWELGEVYTTPLDWFLVLLGMAYGAYSYGNFFNWRILIFLIILFLYHITMNIFNNYMDYKNALDEQYKVHISTISKWNLSLKTVKKVFLFFLICSLFFGMILVFSTDLLIFLLGILGYYVGFGYSYGRRPINSLPIAETIPAMLSGFMIPIISAYLANYGEIKMTSQTLGVMLIGFMPMFFCMFNNLLANNTCDLEEDIKNGRRTLVYYIGKKNSVYLLIFFTVLSYVAIPVAVYFKQAPPMTLWLLVLLPITLIILRPYFQQQIKKQTFPLVLKGMSMLMFGYPVFYLIGILV from the coding sequence ATGTCACTTAAAATTTTATGGGAATTAGGAGAGGTTTATACAACACCGTTAGATTGGTTTTTAGTTTTGTTAGGGATGGCTTATGGCGCTTATTCATATGGAAATTTTTTTAATTGGCGTATTCTTATTTTCTTGATTATTTTATTTTTATATCATATTACGATGAATATTTTTAACAATTATATGGATTACAAAAATGCATTGGATGAACAATATAAAGTGCATATAAGTACTATCAGTAAATGGAACCTTTCCTTAAAAACAGTGAAAAAGGTCTTTTTATTTTTTCTGATTTGTTCTTTATTTTTTGGGATGATTTTAGTTTTTTCAACAGATCTATTGATTTTTTTATTGGGGATTTTGGGTTATTATGTTGGATTTGGGTATTCTTATGGACGCAGACCTATCAATAGTTTACCGATAGCTGAAACGATTCCAGCTATGTTAAGTGGTTTTATGATTCCAATAATAAGTGCTTATCTGGCAAATTACGGTGAAATCAAGATGACGAGCCAAACACTTGGGGTGATGTTGATTGGTTTTATGCCAATGTTTTTTTGTATGTTCAACAACTTACTGGCAAATAATACCTGTGATCTTGAAGAAGATATCAAAAATGGGCGGAGAACGCTTGTCTATTATATAGGGAAGAAGAATAGTGTATATTTGCTTATTTTTTTCACGGTGTTAAGTTATGTAGCGATTCCAGTGGCCGTCTACTTTAAGCAAGCACCACCGATGACTTTATGGCTGTTAGTATTGTTACCAATAACCTTGATAATATTACGGCCTTACTTTCAACAGCAAATAAAAAAACAAACCTTTCCTCTTGTACTTAAAGGCATGTCAATGTTGATGTTTGGCTATCCTGTTTTTTATTTGATCGGTATTTTAGTTTAA
- a CDS encoding ABC transporter permease, with the protein MQNLQEMNLLQQFFYYFEQNGSYVLSQFVQHFLISIYGVLFAAIVGIPIGIFIARRRKLAGWIISIANLIQTVPSLAMLSILMLGLGLGVNTVIVTVFLYSLLPIIKNTYTGMIQVDKNILDVGKGMGMTKWQRLYMVELPLSVSVIMAGIRNALVVAIGITAIGAFVGAGGLGDIIIRGTNATDGTAIILVGALPTALMAIITDWILGMIERRLDPASKHS; encoded by the coding sequence ATGCAGAATTTACAAGAGATGAATTTGTTGCAGCAGTTTTTCTATTACTTTGAACAAAATGGCAGCTACGTGCTGAGCCAATTCGTTCAACACTTTCTGATTTCTATTTATGGTGTGTTATTTGCCGCAATTGTTGGTATACCAATTGGCATTTTTATTGCTCGGCGTAGAAAACTAGCTGGCTGGATCATCAGTATCGCCAACTTGATTCAAACGGTTCCTTCCTTAGCCATGCTGTCGATTTTAATGTTAGGGCTAGGTTTAGGAGTAAATACGGTTATAGTAACTGTGTTTCTCTATTCTCTGTTACCAATCATCAAAAATACCTATACTGGCATGATTCAGGTAGACAAAAATATTTTAGATGTCGGAAAAGGTATGGGTATGACAAAATGGCAACGCCTTTACATGGTAGAATTGCCCCTTTCTGTGTCCGTTATTATGGCAGGTATTCGAAATGCCTTGGTGGTCGCTATCGGAATCACAGCTATCGGCGCTTTCGTTGGGGCTGGCGGCTTAGGAGATATCATTATACGAGGAACCAATGCAACTGACGGAACAGCCATCATCCTTGTTGGCGCATTACCTACAGCTTTAATGGCTATCATTACAGACTGGATTTTAGGTATGATTGAACGCCGTTTAGACCCGGCGAGTAAACATTCATAG
- a CDS encoding osmoprotectant ABC transporter substrate-binding protein has protein sequence MKRTVKLFLIAFSSVLLLAGCSLPGLSSNSDDSTISITGGITSEAQILASLVAGMIEHYTDEKTTIINNLATTTINHQAMMNGDAQISAARYTGTDLTTTLNMEPIKDPKKAFKAVQTEFEKRFQQQWFNSYGFANTYAFMVTQETAKKYNLKTISDLKKVGDQLTAGVDTSWIDRKGDGYKGFTETYGFDFKRVFPMQIGLVYDAVAAGKMDVVLGYSTDGRIGSYDLVILEDDLHFFPPYDACTVATDAVLKKYPELKGVLSKLDGKISTETMQKLNYQADNDLMEPETVAENFLKEHHFFENEGGGK, from the coding sequence ATGAAACGAACAGTAAAATTATTTCTCATCGCGTTTAGTAGTGTCTTATTATTAGCAGGTTGTTCCTTGCCAGGCTTATCTTCAAATTCCGATGATTCCACCATTTCAATTACAGGAGGAATTACGTCGGAAGCACAAATTTTGGCCAGTTTGGTTGCAGGAATGATTGAGCATTATACCGATGAAAAAACAACAATCATCAATAATTTGGCGACAACAACCATCAATCATCAAGCAATGATGAATGGCGACGCACAAATTTCGGCTGCCCGTTATACAGGAACCGATTTGACGACTACATTAAATATGGAACCAATCAAAGATCCTAAAAAAGCGTTTAAAGCTGTTCAGACAGAATTTGAAAAACGATTTCAGCAACAATGGTTTAATTCTTATGGCTTTGCCAATACCTATGCATTTATGGTCACACAAGAAACAGCTAAAAAATATAATTTAAAAACTATCAGCGATTTAAAAAAAGTCGGTGATCAATTAACTGCCGGTGTGGATACTTCTTGGATTGATCGTAAAGGGGACGGATACAAAGGTTTTACAGAGACATATGGATTTGATTTTAAACGTGTCTTCCCGATGCAAATCGGTTTAGTGTATGATGCTGTAGCAGCCGGAAAAATGGATGTTGTGCTAGGGTATTCTACAGATGGACGAATTGGTAGCTACGATTTGGTCATCTTAGAAGATGATCTACATTTCTTCCCACCTTATGATGCATGCACAGTTGCAACGGATGCTGTGTTAAAAAAATACCCAGAGCTAAAAGGGGTCCTTAGCAAACTAGATGGAAAAATCTCAACAGAAACCATGCAAAAATTAAACTATCAAGCTGATAATGACCTGATGGAACCAGAAACAGTGGCTGAGAACTTCTTGAAAGAACACCATTTCTTTGAAAATGAAGGAGGTGGGAAATAA
- a CDS encoding ABC transporter permease yields MNQFLLERGNELVTKIGEHIFISGVALALGILFAVPIGILLTRTKRTAVIIIGLTSALQTVPSLALLALMIPIFGVGKIPAIIALFIYSLLPILRNTYIGIKEVSSDYKDAAKGMGMTNIQSIFMVELPIAMPTIMAGIRLSAVYVIAWATLASYIGAGGLGDFIFSGLNNYQPDLIFAGTIPVTILALAADLLLGLLEKKLTPKALREAE; encoded by the coding sequence ATGAATCAGTTTCTTTTAGAAAGAGGAAATGAACTTGTTACAAAAATTGGTGAGCATATATTTATTTCTGGTGTTGCCCTTGCTTTAGGTATACTTTTTGCCGTACCCATTGGGATTTTGTTAACCAGAACCAAAAGAACTGCTGTAATTATCATTGGTTTGACTAGTGCATTACAGACTGTCCCTTCATTGGCTTTACTAGCGTTGATGATCCCTATTTTTGGTGTAGGAAAAATTCCTGCGATAATTGCTTTATTTATCTACTCCTTATTGCCAATTTTACGAAACACTTATATCGGAATCAAAGAGGTCAGTTCTGATTACAAAGACGCTGCCAAAGGAATGGGCATGACCAATATCCAATCAATTTTTATGGTTGAACTGCCGATTGCAATGCCAACTATTATGGCGGGAATTCGACTATCTGCTGTATATGTGATTGCATGGGCGACCTTAGCTTCTTACATTGGTGCTGGTGGTTTAGGAGACTTTATTTTCAGCGGATTAAACAATTATCAACCTGATTTGATTTTTGCTGGAACAATTCCTGTTACTATTTTGGCTTTAGCCGCAGATTTATTACTCGGTTTGTTGGAGAAAAAATTGACTCCTAAAGCATTAAGGGAGGCAGAATAA